CGGCGAGCTCCTCGGCCCGCTTCCGCACCGTCGTCGGGGTGGCGCCGACCGCGTCGAGCAACGGCCCTGCCGTGCCGCCCTCCTGCCCGAGCAGGGCGAGCAGCAGGTGCACCGGCTCCACGTGCGGGTGCCCCGCGGCGGTGGCCCTACGTACGGCGTCGGACACCGCCTCCTGGCTCTTCGTGGTGAGCTTGAAGTCCATCTCTTTCCCTCGTCCCCCGTCAGAAATCGTGCGGCGGCTGCCACCGCATGATGGCTGTTCCGTCCAGCCCGGACACGTCGCGCTCGCTACGGCGCGTCGTACGCCCGGTCGCCCGGCCCTGTGTCGCGCGCTGCAGAGCCGCGTGCGTGTTCGCCAGCTCGGACTCCAGCTGCAGCACCCTGGCCGCGAGCCGGCTCACCTGTTGCTGCAGCGCGAGCAGGCGCTTGATGCCGGCGAGGTTGACGCCCTCCTGCGACAGCCGCTGCACCTCGCGGAGCAGCTCGATGTCGCGCAGCGAGTAACGACGGCCGCGCCCGGCAGTACGGTCCGGTGAGACCAGCCCCAACCGGTCGTACTGCCGCAGCGTCTGCGGGTGCATGCCGGCCAGCTGCGCGGCAACCGAGATCACGTAGACCGGCGTCTCGTCGGTCAGCTCGAAGTGATCAGCCATCGCACACCCCTAGCGCTCTGCCGAACCGGTGCCCTCACCGGTTGCGGCGCGATACTTCTGGAGTAGTTCCTTCGCTTCGTCGTCCAGGTGGTCAGGCACCGCGACCTCCACGGTCGCCAGCAGGTCACCGCGGGTGCCGTCCTTGCGGCGTATGCCACGGCCCCGTACCCGGAAGACCCGCCCGCTCGGCGTGCCCGCTGGCACCCGCAACGTGACGGTGGTGCCGTCCAGCGTGGGCACCCGCATCTCGCCGCCGAGCGCCGCGTCCGGGAACGACAGCGGCACGGTCACCGTGAGGTGGTCGCCGGAACGCCCGAACGTCTCGTGCGCACTGACTTTCACCATGATGTAGAGGTCACCGGGGTTGCCCCCGTTCTCACCCGGTGCCCCCTTGCCCCGCAGTCGGATCCGCTGCCCGTCGGCGACGCCGGCGGGGATCCGCGCGCGGATGGTGTGCTCGCTGGTGGCACGACCGCTGCCGCTGCAGACCGGGCACGGGTCGTCGACGACCAGCCCCCGGCCACGGCAGTCACGGCACGGCTCGGTCAGCGAGAACGTGCCCTGCCCGCGGGCCGTCACCCCGGTGCCCTCACAGCTCGGGCACACCCGCGGCAGCGTGCCGGCCTTCGCGCCGGTACCCGCACAGGTGCGGCACGGGTGCGGGCTGCTCGTCTTGATCGGGACGGTCGTGCCTGCGATCGCGTCGTCGAACGACAGCGTGGCCTCGGTCTCGATGTCCGCACCGCGGCGTGCGCGGCGCGTAGTCGTGCCGCCGGCGCTGCCCGGCGACCGCCGTTGCCCGAAGATGCCACC
The nucleotide sequence above comes from Streptosporangiales bacterium. Encoded proteins:
- a CDS encoding MerR family transcriptional regulator — encoded protein: MADHFELTDETPVYVISVAAQLAGMHPQTLRQYDRLGLVSPDRTAGRGRRYSLRDIELLREVQRLSQEGVNLAGIKRLLALQQQVSRLAARVLQLESELANTHAALQRATQGRATGRTTRRSERDVSGLDGTAIMRWQPPHDF
- the dnaJ gene encoding molecular chaperone DnaJ, coding for MSTKDYVEKDYYKILGVSKDASTAEIKKAYRKLARQYHPDSNKNDANAEERFKEISEAYDVLADEKRRKEYDEARTMFGSGGFRFPGSSGGGTTFDFGDLFGGGTTGAGQGGLGDILGGIFGQRRSPGSAGGTTTRRARRGADIETEATLSFDDAIAGTTVPIKTSSPHPCRTCAGTGAKAGTLPRVCPSCEGTGVTARGQGTFSLTEPCRDCRGRGLVVDDPCPVCSGSGRATSEHTIRARIPAGVADGQRIRLRGKGAPGENGGNPGDLYIMVKVSAHETFGRSGDHLTVTVPLSFPDAALGGEMRVPTLDGTTVTLRVPAGTPSGRVFRVRGRGIRRKDGTRGDLLATVEVAVPDHLDDEAKELLQKYRAATGEGTGSAER